The Ochrobactrum quorumnocens genome has a segment encoding these proteins:
- a CDS encoding acetoacetate--CoA ligase, translating into MQSDILWQPEEARFETSHLARFARANGFDPHDYDSLHRWSIADKGAFWRALWDYTNIIGEQGERAFVESPENPMTGASFFPDAQINLAENLLRGEDDDIAIHEADETGTQTTITRGTLRAMVARTADGLRKAGVTKDDCVVGILPNRTEALVALLATAAIGATWSSCSPDFGVAAILDRLGQIKPKVLFAAASYRYGGKNHDIAQRIIDIAKGMPSVEHIVITHGSLPPVTQEPFKRHDYARFGNDAPLIFERVGFRHPLYVLYTSGTTGAPKAIVHSVGGVLLQHMKEHALHGDVQPDDVVSWYTNTAWMMYHWLISALACEAAILLYDGAPILKTPTGLDVTPLWNAAEQAGVTHFGTSPKYLSTLADENYSPANHHNLSALKSLLSAGAPVSPHQFDWVYEHIKQDMVFASISGGTEIIGCFMLGSPLHAVRRGHLTVKGLGLAVNVMDDRNAPIIGQQGDLVCTEAFPSMPLTFWGEGGMKRYHDTYFSQRREIWTHGDIAEMTPYGSAVIYGRSDTTLKPGGVRIGTAEIYAACELFAEIEDCLVFGAPVTDDEEIVLCLKLKDDAPLSSDFAKKIRQKIREMASPRHVPHRIHAVNAVPYTLNGKRVEGAARTVMEGGVVKNIGSLANPECLDEYRALVRSAAA; encoded by the coding sequence ATGCAATCCGATATCCTATGGCAACCAGAAGAGGCGCGTTTCGAAACGAGCCATCTGGCAAGATTTGCGCGTGCAAACGGCTTTGATCCCCACGATTATGATAGTCTGCACCGCTGGTCTATCGCAGACAAGGGCGCATTCTGGCGCGCATTATGGGATTATACCAATATTATCGGCGAACAAGGCGAACGTGCCTTTGTCGAAAGCCCGGAAAACCCAATGACCGGCGCTTCATTCTTCCCCGATGCCCAAATCAATCTCGCCGAAAATTTGCTGCGCGGCGAAGATGACGACATCGCAATCCACGAAGCGGATGAAACCGGCACCCAAACCACGATCACACGCGGTACACTGCGCGCCATGGTTGCGCGTACCGCAGACGGCTTGCGCAAAGCGGGCGTCACCAAAGACGATTGCGTGGTCGGCATTTTACCAAATCGCACGGAAGCGCTTGTCGCCTTGCTCGCCACGGCCGCGATTGGAGCCACATGGTCTTCCTGCTCGCCCGATTTCGGCGTGGCGGCTATTCTTGATCGCCTTGGGCAGATCAAGCCGAAAGTGTTGTTTGCTGCCGCTTCCTATCGCTATGGCGGCAAGAATCATGACATTGCCCAGCGCATTATCGACATTGCCAAGGGCATGCCGAGTGTCGAGCATATCGTCATCACCCATGGCAGCCTACCACCCGTAACACAAGAACCATTCAAGCGGCACGATTATGCCCGTTTTGGCAACGATGCCCCGCTGATTTTTGAACGCGTTGGCTTCCGCCATCCTCTTTATGTGCTCTACACATCCGGCACGACAGGCGCTCCAAAAGCCATCGTTCATTCGGTGGGCGGTGTTCTGCTTCAGCATATGAAGGAACATGCGTTACACGGCGATGTGCAGCCTGACGACGTCGTAAGCTGGTACACAAATACGGCATGGATGATGTATCACTGGCTAATTTCGGCGCTTGCCTGCGAAGCCGCCATCCTGCTCTATGATGGTGCGCCGATCCTCAAAACGCCCACAGGACTTGATGTAACCCCACTATGGAATGCTGCCGAACAGGCTGGTGTCACACATTTTGGCACCAGCCCGAAATATCTATCGACCCTTGCAGATGAAAATTATTCGCCGGCAAATCATCATAATCTGTCGGCGCTCAAGTCCTTATTATCAGCGGGAGCGCCTGTCTCTCCGCATCAGTTTGACTGGGTTTATGAGCATATCAAACAGGATATGGTGTTCGCATCGATTTCCGGCGGCACCGAAATCATCGGCTGTTTCATGCTGGGCTCGCCGCTTCATGCGGTGCGGCGCGGACATCTGACCGTCAAGGGCTTGGGCCTCGCCGTCAATGTGATGGATGACCGTAATGCTCCTATCATTGGACAGCAGGGTGATCTCGTCTGCACAGAAGCCTTCCCGTCCATGCCGCTCACTTTTTGGGGCGAAGGCGGCATGAAGCGTTATCACGACACCTATTTTTCCCAGCGGCGCGAAATCTGGACCCATGGTGACATTGCTGAAATGACGCCCTATGGATCGGCGGTCATCTACGGTCGCTCGGATACAACGCTGAAACCCGGCGGTGTGCGCATTGGCACTGCGGAAATCTATGCTGCCTGCGAACTCTTTGCAGAGATTGAGGACTGCCTGGTGTTTGGCGCGCCAGTGACCGATGACGAAGAAATCGTGCTTTGCCTGAAGCTCAAAGACGATGCGCCCCTCTCCAGTGACTTTGCAAAAAAAATCCGTCAAAAAATTCGTGAAATGGCGTCCCCCCGCCACGTCCCGCATCGCATCCATGCCGTGAATGCAGTCCCTTACACGCTAAACGGCAAACGTGTGGAAGGTGCGGCCCGTACCGTCATGGAAGGTGGCGTGGTCAAGAATATCGGCTCGCTCGCCAATCCTGAATGTCTTGATGAATATCGGGCGTTGGTACGGAGTGCCGCGGCATGA
- a CDS encoding TetR/AcrR family transcriptional regulator — protein MENSITAPRPDDLSESKRMIMEVAAKLFAEKGYGSVGISEVGDVAGFGKGALYYHIKSKEELLFDIMTVYMVELINAARTIEISGTSVADRIRALSQSFMEIMFASRPEMTVCFREVHALNNDKRMGVLGLHADYQDIWVRVFQDGARQGVLRSMSKIEIKAILGMYFYSFLWIKGDGAMSIDGIAKDFAGITLRAASKDQTS, from the coding sequence ATGGAAAATAGTATAACGGCGCCAAGGCCAGACGATTTGTCCGAGAGCAAGCGCATGATCATGGAGGTTGCTGCCAAGCTGTTTGCCGAGAAAGGCTATGGCAGCGTGGGCATCAGCGAAGTTGGTGACGTGGCGGGCTTTGGCAAAGGCGCGCTGTATTATCATATCAAGTCGAAGGAAGAACTGCTTTTTGATATCATGACGGTCTATATGGTCGAACTGATTAATGCGGCACGAACCATCGAAATCTCCGGGACCAGCGTAGCGGATCGCATCCGCGCTCTAAGCCAGAGTTTCATGGAGATCATGTTCGCGAGCCGGCCGGAGATGACGGTGTGTTTTCGTGAAGTACACGCCCTGAATAATGACAAGCGCATGGGCGTTCTTGGTCTTCATGCGGACTATCAGGATATCTGGGTGCGGGTTTTTCAAGATGGTGCCCGGCAAGGCGTACTGCGTTCCATGTCGAAAATTGAAATTAAGGCAATTCTTGGCATGTATTTCTACAGCTTTCTCTGGATCAAGGGCGACGGCGCAATGTCAATCGATGGTATTGCGAAGGACTTTGCGGGCATAACCTTACGCGCCGCCAGCAAGGATCAAACGTCATGA
- a CDS encoding acetyl-CoA C-acetyltransferase: protein MMEEVVIIAARRTPIGKLNGCFASRTAAQLGSTVIQALLSDTGIDGGDVDEVIMGQVLTGGAGQNPARQAALAAGIPIDVPAMTINKVCGAGQKSIHLAAQAIHCGDADIIIAGGQDSMTQAPHLLYGMREGVRMGDQPLKDSMIVDGLWDVFHGVHMGVTAEHLARRYQFCREEQDRFALASQQKALAAVEAGRFEAEIVPVTISTRQGDRVISADEHLNPDTNLEKLARLKPVFDPAGTVTAGNSSGLNDGAAAVLVMSGKRAARLGLEPLARIKSYASAGVEPMDMGLGPVAASRKALAKAGWCSDDVQIMEINEAFAAQSMAVMREMGWDGEGINVNGGAIALGHPLAGSGCRIVVTLLHEMKKRNVERGLASLCIGGGLGVSLCLER, encoded by the coding sequence ATGATGGAGGAAGTCGTCATCATCGCTGCAAGGCGTACGCCGATTGGTAAACTCAATGGCTGCTTTGCCTCGCGGACTGCTGCGCAACTTGGAAGCACTGTTATTCAGGCTTTACTGAGCGACACCGGGATCGATGGTGGGGACGTCGATGAAGTCATCATGGGGCAGGTTCTGACCGGTGGTGCGGGTCAGAATCCGGCGCGGCAAGCCGCTTTGGCGGCGGGAATCCCCATTGACGTGCCAGCCATGACAATCAATAAAGTCTGTGGTGCCGGACAAAAATCCATCCATCTGGCTGCGCAAGCGATTCATTGCGGGGACGCTGATATTATCATCGCAGGTGGCCAGGATAGCATGACACAGGCACCCCATCTTTTATACGGTATGCGTGAGGGTGTGCGTATGGGGGATCAGCCACTTAAGGATTCAATGATTGTCGATGGCCTGTGGGATGTCTTTCATGGCGTGCATATGGGTGTGACCGCCGAACATCTTGCAAGGCGTTATCAGTTTTGCCGGGAAGAGCAGGATCGTTTCGCCTTGGCATCACAGCAAAAGGCGTTGGCGGCTGTCGAAGCAGGTCGATTTGAAGCGGAAATTGTACCTGTCACCATATCCACGCGGCAGGGAGACAGGGTGATTTCTGCCGACGAACATCTCAACCCAGATACAAATCTGGAAAAACTGGCGCGTTTAAAGCCGGTTTTTGACCCTGCCGGCACAGTTACGGCGGGGAATTCTTCGGGCTTAAACGATGGTGCGGCAGCGGTTCTGGTGATGTCCGGCAAACGCGCTGCTCGTCTTGGTCTGGAGCCACTCGCGCGTATCAAATCCTATGCTTCGGCGGGTGTGGAACCGATGGATATGGGACTTGGACCCGTGGCCGCTTCGCGCAAGGCGCTTGCGAAGGCCGGTTGGTGCTCAGATGATGTGCAGATCATGGAGATCAATGAGGCTTTCGCGGCCCAATCAATGGCAGTTATGCGCGAAATGGGCTGGGATGGCGAGGGGATTAACGTCAATGGCGGAGCGATTGCCCTGGGCCATCCTTTGGCTGGTTCGGGCTGTCGCATCGTTGTGACGCTGTTGCATGAAATGAAAAAGCGCAACGTTGAACGTGGGCTTGCTTCGCTTTGCATTGGCGGCGGACTTGGAGTCAGTCTTTGTCTTGAGCGTTAA
- a CDS encoding MFS transporter, which produces MTYNPAIAVPAKGLTKEHRKVAAASFIGTAIEWYDYYLYGTCAALVFPYVFFPEFDPYVGTLVAFATYAVGFIARPIGGVIAGHYGDRIGRKAMLMLSLLVMGISTVLIGFIPSYASIGVWAAVILCALRILQGFAVGGEWGAAVVMAVEHAPPGKRGLYGSFPQIGVPAGLLLSTIAVAIASGVMTNEDFLSWGWRIPFLFSALLIIVGVYIRSSVSESPAFEAVKESNQQAERPVVDVVRDQWRVLLLTIGMKFLQNAVFYLYSVFMLSYIVNSLGFDRQVGLNAVVISSVVGFATLPFWSWLSDKVGRKPIYLFGCIASTLFIIPFFSLAQSGSIILLTVGVVIGLNVLHDSLYGPQAVYFSELYGTKVRLSGASIGYQIGAVLSGGLAPLIATALLAYYDGKPTGIIIYVFILGIVSTGCTLLARETYKDKWEGSDE; this is translated from the coding sequence ATGACTTACAATCCAGCAATAGCGGTTCCTGCAAAAGGGCTGACAAAAGAGCATCGCAAGGTTGCCGCAGCCAGCTTTATCGGAACAGCGATAGAGTGGTACGACTACTATCTTTATGGGACATGCGCAGCGCTCGTGTTTCCTTACGTTTTCTTTCCTGAATTCGACCCCTATGTCGGCACGCTTGTGGCGTTTGCCACTTATGCCGTGGGCTTTATCGCGCGTCCGATCGGTGGTGTTATCGCAGGCCATTATGGTGATCGGATCGGAAGAAAAGCCATGTTGATGCTGAGTCTTCTGGTCATGGGCATCAGCACCGTTCTCATAGGCTTCATACCAAGCTATGCGTCCATTGGCGTCTGGGCGGCGGTCATCCTCTGCGCGCTGCGTATCTTGCAGGGTTTTGCCGTCGGTGGTGAATGGGGTGCGGCTGTGGTGATGGCTGTCGAACACGCACCACCCGGCAAACGCGGTCTTTACGGCAGTTTCCCGCAGATTGGGGTGCCAGCCGGTTTGCTCTTGTCGACCATTGCGGTCGCCATTGCTTCGGGTGTCATGACAAATGAGGATTTTTTGTCATGGGGGTGGCGCATACCCTTTCTGTTTAGCGCACTTCTTATTATCGTTGGTGTTTATATTCGCTCCAGCGTGAGTGAATCGCCCGCCTTTGAGGCCGTCAAAGAAAGCAACCAACAGGCAGAGCGCCCGGTTGTGGATGTCGTGCGTGACCAATGGCGTGTGCTGCTTTTAACGATCGGCATGAAGTTTCTGCAAAACGCAGTCTTCTATCTCTACAGCGTTTTCATGCTGTCCTATATCGTCAACTCTCTTGGATTTGACCGGCAGGTGGGGCTGAATGCAGTTGTTATTTCCTCGGTGGTGGGTTTTGCAACCTTGCCATTCTGGTCCTGGCTGAGTGATAAAGTCGGGCGCAAGCCAATCTATCTTTTTGGCTGTATTGCCTCGACATTGTTCATTATTCCGTTCTTTTCTCTCGCGCAAAGCGGATCGATTATCCTGCTGACTGTGGGCGTAGTGATTGGCCTCAATGTGCTGCATGATTCACTCTATGGACCGCAGGCAGTGTATTTCTCTGAGCTATACGGCACCAAAGTTCGGCTGAGCGGCGCATCCATTGGCTATCAGATTGGTGCCGTTTTGTCGGGCGGGCTTGCGCCGTTAATTGCGACCGCTCTTCTTGCCTACTATGATGGGAAACCAACCGGGATTATCATTTATGTTTTCATTCTGGGCATAGTCAGCACTGGCTGCACTTTGCTCGCGCGGGAAACTTATAAGGATAAATGGGAAGGATCGGACGAATAA
- a CDS encoding GntR family transcriptional regulator: MTAKAKRRIVIFNCNQKCIYMEKLKSRTRGRPRYDELDGNADDVFKQIASEALDRNETAPLWVQLKNRIQDAIASKSLRPNSRMPSETALCEIFDVSKPVVRAALAALSVEGHVVKMPRKGMFISQPRQDVDFMTSNLSVFGDLTAKGHLVTTKTFEFYRAKANENEQSVFGIPPEGDVVRVTRVYYCDGRPITHTRISLPGYKLPGMEKLDIDNRSIFQTIREQYGLTVQRAERWFTAELPDADTTTRMGIPENTPLIAIESIAYDHDGGALEYYRAFYNSAVARIHLRIDS; this comes from the coding sequence TTGACGGCAAAAGCAAAGCGCAGGATTGTAATTTTTAATTGTAACCAGAAATGTATTTATATGGAAAAATTGAAATCAAGGACGCGTGGGCGTCCGCGTTATGATGAACTGGACGGCAACGCGGATGATGTTTTCAAGCAAATAGCTAGCGAAGCACTTGATCGTAACGAGACGGCGCCTTTGTGGGTTCAGCTTAAAAATCGAATTCAGGATGCCATTGCGTCAAAAAGTTTGCGACCCAATTCCCGTATGCCATCAGAAACGGCATTATGCGAAATCTTTGATGTATCTAAGCCCGTTGTACGCGCGGCCCTGGCGGCGCTGTCTGTGGAAGGCCATGTGGTGAAGATGCCGCGCAAGGGCATGTTTATTTCGCAACCGCGTCAGGATGTCGATTTCATGACGTCCAATCTCAGCGTCTTTGGTGACCTTACAGCCAAGGGGCACTTGGTCACCACCAAGACATTTGAATTCTACCGCGCCAAGGCCAACGAGAATGAGCAATCTGTCTTTGGCATTCCGCCGGAGGGGGACGTCGTGCGCGTTACGCGCGTATATTATTGTGACGGGCGGCCGATTACGCATACCCGAATTTCATTGCCAGGCTATAAATTGCCGGGAATGGAAAAGCTCGACATCGACAATCGCTCGATCTTTCAGACCATCCGTGAGCAATATGGACTGACCGTTCAGCGCGCAGAGCGTTGGTTTACGGCGGAGTTGCCCGATGCCGATACGACTACACGTATGGGTATTCCTGAAAATACGCCGCTAATTGCTATTGAATCGATAGCTTATGATCATGATGGCGGGGCGCTGGAATATTATCGAGCTTTTTATAATTCGGCTGTAGCGCGTATTCATCTCCGCATTGACTCCTAA
- a CDS encoding SDR family NAD(P)-dependent oxidoreductase, translated as MDYRNQLDFSGHVVVVTGGASGIGLESAVAFASCGADIALLDLNEAALLKAAESFAELGVKVSTHVVNVTQSSEVDAAASAVLAAHGKVTVLVNSAGIARLHSALDVSDEEWRLVMDVNVNGTFWVSRAFGRIMLERREGSVVNLGSMSGLIINCPQFAASYMASKGAVHMLTKALAVEWADSGVRVNAVAPGYVGTEMTLKMRERPELFNVWMDMTPMRRCGAPSEIASAILFLASPAAGYVTGSILSVDGGYTAL; from the coding sequence ATGGATTACCGCAATCAGCTCGATTTTTCGGGCCATGTTGTCGTTGTAACCGGCGGTGCAAGTGGTATCGGTCTGGAAAGCGCAGTTGCATTTGCATCGTGCGGTGCGGATATCGCGCTGCTCGATCTCAATGAGGCGGCGTTGCTCAAAGCCGCTGAATCCTTTGCAGAACTGGGTGTCAAAGTTTCCACCCATGTGGTCAATGTCACGCAATCATCAGAGGTAGATGCTGCGGCCAGTGCGGTCCTCGCTGCGCACGGCAAGGTGACGGTCCTCGTCAATAGCGCCGGTATTGCGCGGCTTCATTCTGCGCTCGACGTATCGGATGAGGAATGGCGTCTTGTGATGGATGTGAATGTGAATGGCACTTTCTGGGTGTCACGCGCATTTGGACGCATCATGTTGGAACGGCGTGAAGGCAGCGTTGTCAACCTTGGTTCGATGTCAGGCCTTATTATAAACTGTCCGCAATTTGCGGCGTCCTATATGGCGAGCAAGGGTGCGGTGCATATGCTGACCAAGGCGCTTGCAGTTGAATGGGCCGATAGTGGCGTCCGGGTTAATGCGGTAGCACCGGGTTATGTCGGCACCGAAATGACGCTGAAAATGCGTGAGCGGCCCGAATTGTTCAATGTCTGGATGGACATGACGCCAATGCGGCGTTGTGGTGCGCCTTCTGAAATTGCTTCAGCAATCCTTTTTCTTGCATCCCCAGCCGCAGGTTACGTGACCGGGTCCATTCTGTCCGTCGATGGCGGCTATACAGCATTGTGA
- a CDS encoding class II aldolase/adducin family protein: protein MDNQSTSYSAAELTKRQSIIDACIEMNRLGINQGTSGNISVRHEDYILITPTSTPYDQLTVDSIVRLEMDGTTKGTLQASSEWQFHRDIMAARADVNAIVHAHPIYSTIIAIMGLPIPAIHYMVAVVGGEDIRCAPYAIFGSQELSENAVEALQGRTACLLEHHGIIAVGGTLSKALWLSVEVETLARQYHGVLQLGTPRLLPKEEIARVLEKMGSYGHKD, encoded by the coding sequence TTGGATAATCAATCGACCAGTTACAGCGCCGCTGAGCTGACTAAGCGTCAGTCCATTATCGATGCGTGTATCGAGATGAATCGCCTTGGCATTAATCAGGGTACGTCCGGTAACATCAGTGTCCGTCATGAGGACTATATTCTAATCACCCCGACCAGTACGCCTTATGACCAGCTTACCGTCGATAGCATTGTTCGTCTGGAAATGGACGGCACCACCAAAGGAACATTGCAGGCATCGAGCGAATGGCAGTTCCACCGCGATATCATGGCCGCGAGAGCGGATGTGAATGCGATAGTTCATGCGCATCCCATCTATTCCACTATCATTGCCATTATGGGTCTCCCCATTCCAGCGATCCATTACATGGTCGCCGTTGTCGGTGGCGAAGACATTCGCTGCGCGCCCTATGCGATATTCGGTAGCCAGGAATTATCTGAAAATGCCGTCGAAGCATTGCAAGGCCGTACAGCCTGTCTGCTTGAACATCACGGTATTATTGCAGTGGGCGGCACATTGTCGAAAGCACTTTGGCTTTCGGTCGAGGTGGAAACGCTCGCACGCCAGTATCACGGCGTTTTGCAGCTTGGTACCCCACGGTTACTGCCGAAAGAAGAGATTGCCCGGGTTCTCGAAAAAATGGGGAGCTACGGTCACAAAGACTAA
- a CDS encoding sugar ABC transporter substrate-binding protein, whose product MSLGMNKTRRNFFKTTATMLAVTLGIAAFGVSAHAEDAVPGKLSLSGKRIGISAVGTDHHWDLMAYQGIIDEVKALGGEPIALDAKRNDQTHVAQLQTLIGQKPDAIIEMLGNLDVLNPWLKRIRDADIPLFTVDTATPHSINNSTSNNYALASEVALQMVADMGGKGNVLVFNGFYGVPVCKIRYDQLKYVLQSYPDVKLIEPELRDVIPNTVQSAYSNVTDMLTKYPNDGDISAVWACWDIPQIGATQAIEAAGRKGIKTYAIDGSPEVVEMVANPESAAGAVGAQQPYEIGRSAARNAARYLAGEHVAPFTFVPAVLVTKENAKETAAPFLAKKAGAAN is encoded by the coding sequence ATGTCACTGGGAATGAATAAAACACGTCGCAATTTTTTCAAAACGACTGCCACAATGCTTGCAGTTACATTGGGCATCGCGGCTTTCGGTGTCAGCGCTCATGCAGAAGATGCTGTTCCCGGAAAGCTTTCCCTGTCGGGAAAACGGATCGGTATTTCTGCTGTTGGTACCGATCATCATTGGGATTTGATGGCCTATCAGGGTATCATTGATGAAGTGAAGGCACTTGGTGGGGAGCCGATTGCACTTGACGCCAAGCGCAACGATCAGACCCATGTGGCGCAGCTTCAGACTTTGATTGGCCAGAAGCCGGACGCAATTATCGAAATGCTCGGTAATCTCGACGTGCTAAACCCGTGGCTCAAGCGTATTCGGGATGCTGATATCCCACTGTTTACAGTCGATACAGCAACGCCACATTCCATTAACAATTCCACTTCGAACAATTATGCTCTTGCAAGTGAAGTGGCACTCCAAATGGTTGCCGATATGGGTGGTAAGGGCAACGTCCTCGTTTTTAACGGCTTTTACGGCGTGCCTGTCTGTAAAATCCGATATGATCAGCTCAAATATGTTCTGCAAAGCTATCCGGATGTGAAGCTCATCGAGCCGGAACTGCGTGACGTGATCCCGAATACGGTTCAAAGCGCATATTCTAACGTCACGGACATGCTCACCAAGTATCCAAATGACGGTGATATCTCCGCAGTCTGGGCATGTTGGGATATTCCGCAGATCGGTGCCACTCAGGCGATTGAAGCGGCTGGCCGCAAGGGCATCAAGACCTACGCAATTGATGGCAGCCCAGAGGTTGTTGAAATGGTCGCAAATCCAGAGTCCGCCGCTGGTGCGGTCGGCGCGCAGCAGCCTTATGAAATCGGTCGCTCAGCAGCACGTAATGCAGCACGCTATCTCGCTGGCGAACATGTGGCGCCTTTCACTTTTGTGCCTGCTGTTCTCGTGACCAAGGAAAACGCTAAAGAAACGGCAGCGCCTTTCCTCGCCAAGAAGGCGGGTGCAGCTAACTAA
- a CDS encoding sugar ABC transporter ATP-binding protein, with protein sequence MRGITKSFGVVKALVDANLQVTRGSIHGLVGQNGAGKSTIIKVLAGIIKPDAGSIRINGQEVSKLTPASVECLGVHFIHQDRLLVPTATIAEAIFLNHEPKIGPFINHREMTRRASELLRQYFDLDLSPNTLVQDLTTAQQKIVQITRALAQKASVLVLDEPTAALVKKEVDSLFIVLRRLKEDGIAVIFISHYMKEIEDLCDAVTVMRNGTNVGVVDPRMTAIDDIVAMMINRDVGEMFPKRSNAIGTPVLSVSRLGMAPHFSDISFDVKAGEVVGLTGLLGSGVKELIQSLFGLDRPTSGSVVIDGKAARFPSPVSAVSREVALVPEDRRAHGVAIGLSVRENISLASLSRYSKGGFVSQTLENASIDEFIKELSIKTPHRDALVKTLSGGNQQKVALAKWLSCQSRVYILDEPTVAVDVGAKVEIYTLLNRLATEGAAILFMSSDLLELAGFCDRVLVVYRGELTNEYTADELDSDVLLSAASGARVTARSAPA encoded by the coding sequence ATGAGAGGTATCACCAAGAGTTTCGGTGTGGTGAAGGCGCTTGTCGATGCTAATCTTCAGGTGACGCGCGGCTCTATACATGGCCTTGTTGGTCAGAACGGAGCGGGCAAGTCGACCATCATCAAGGTCTTGGCAGGCATTATAAAGCCGGATGCAGGATCAATCCGCATCAATGGGCAGGAAGTTTCGAAACTGACGCCAGCAAGTGTTGAGTGTCTGGGCGTGCACTTCATTCATCAGGACCGGCTTCTTGTTCCTACTGCGACGATCGCCGAGGCGATTTTTCTCAACCATGAGCCGAAGATCGGGCCTTTCATCAATCATCGTGAAATGACGCGCCGCGCTTCGGAACTGCTGCGCCAGTATTTTGATCTTGATCTGTCGCCGAATACGCTCGTGCAGGATCTCACGACGGCTCAACAGAAGATTGTCCAGATTACGCGCGCACTTGCCCAGAAGGCATCGGTTCTTGTGCTTGATGAGCCAACAGCAGCACTCGTTAAGAAAGAGGTCGATAGTCTTTTCATCGTGCTGCGCCGTCTTAAAGAGGACGGTATCGCTGTTATCTTTATCTCGCATTACATGAAGGAAATCGAGGATCTTTGCGATGCTGTCACCGTGATGCGCAACGGCACTAATGTCGGTGTGGTCGATCCTCGGATGACCGCGATCGATGACATTGTCGCTATGATGATCAATCGCGATGTGGGTGAGATGTTTCCAAAGCGCAGCAATGCAATTGGTACGCCAGTTCTCAGTGTCTCCCGTCTTGGCATGGCACCGCATTTCAGTGACATTTCGTTTGATGTCAAAGCGGGGGAGGTCGTGGGACTGACCGGCTTGCTTGGTTCTGGCGTGAAAGAACTGATCCAAAGCCTTTTTGGGCTTGATCGCCCTACGAGCGGTTCGGTTGTAATTGACGGAAAAGCAGCGCGCTTCCCTTCACCTGTATCAGCTGTGTCGCGGGAGGTTGCGCTTGTGCCGGAAGACCGGCGCGCTCATGGTGTTGCCATTGGTCTTTCGGTTCGCGAAAATATCTCGCTCGCTAGCCTGTCGCGCTATAGCAAGGGAGGGTTTGTTTCCCAGACGTTGGAAAACGCTTCCATTGATGAATTCATCAAAGAACTTTCGATCAAGACACCGCATCGGGACGCGCTGGTCAAGACACTGTCGGGCGGAAACCAGCAAAAGGTTGCGCTGGCCAAATGGCTGAGCTGCCAGTCCAGAGTTTACATATTAGACGAGCCGACTGTTGCAGTTGATGTAGGTGCGAAGGTTGAAATCTACACATTGTTGAACCGGCTCGCTACCGAAGGGGCGGCAATCCTGTTCATGTCGTCCGACCTTCTGGAGCTTGCAGGCTTTTGTGATCGGGTTCTGGTCGTTTATCGCGGCGAACTCACCAATGAATATACCGCCGACGAGTTGGACAGCGATGTTCTGCTGTCCGCCGCTTCCGGCGCGAGAGTAACTGCGAGGAGTGCACCAGCATGA